The following are encoded in a window of Phragmites australis chromosome 22, lpPhrAust1.1, whole genome shotgun sequence genomic DNA:
- the LOC133905079 gene encoding monothiol glutaredoxin-S12, chloroplastic-like, translated as MAAAASTAASLRLPFPLLSAPAASSSSILRLRRRAPRALAVAAFKKLSEASPVPIPPEHTQPLADKDALPPKPGVYGVYDPAGELQFVGISRNVRASVEGHRRKVPADLCASVKVAVADEDTPDRTVLTNAWKSWMEEHIEATGKAPPGNVAGNTTWVGAPQRPPDLRLTPGRHVQLTVPLEQLIDQLVKENKVVAFIKGSRSAPQCGFSQRVVGILEAHGVDFVTVDVLDEEHNHGLRETLKMYSNWPTFPQIFVGGELVGGCDIITSMAEKGELSALFQK; from the exons atggccgccgccgcctccaccgccgcttCTCTCCGTCttcccttccctctcctctccgccccagcagcctcctcctcctccatcctccgcctccgccgccgcgcgcccCGGGCCCTCGCCGTCGCTGCCTTCAAGAAGCTCTCGGAGGCGTCCCCCGTGCCCATCCCTCCGGAACACACTCAGCCCTTGGCCGACAAGGACGCCCTGCCCCCCAAGCCCGGGGTGTACGGCGTCTACGACCCCGCCGGGGAGCTGCAGTTCGTCGGGATTTCGCGCAACGTCAGGGCCAGCGTCGAGGGCCACCGGAGGAAGGTCCCCGCCGACCTGTGCGCCTCCGTCAAG GTTGCAGTCGCAGATGAGGACACACCAGATCGAACTGTCCTTACTAATGCCTGGAAATCATGGATGGAAGAACATATAGAAGCCACTGGTAAGGCACCACCAGGGAATGTTGCAGGGAACACCACCTGGGTTGGTGCACCACAGAGGCCTCCAGACTTGCGGTTGACGCCTGGTCGCCATGTTCAGCTGACTGTCCCACTAGAACAGCTGATAGATCAGTTGGTGAAGGAGAATAAAGTGGTAGCCTTCAtcaagggatcaaggagtgctCCCCAGTGTGGATTCTCTCAAAGGGTGGTGGGGATCTTGGAAGCACATGGAGTGGATTTTGTAACTGTTGATGTGCTTGATGAGGAACACAACCATGGGCTAAGAGAGACCCTGAAGATGTACAGCAACTGGCCAACGTTTCCACAGATTTTTGTTGGAGGGGAGCTTGTGGGAGGCTGCGATATTATTACATCTATGGCTGAAAAGGGGGAACTTTCTGCCCTATTTCAGAAATAG